The proteins below come from a single Acanthopagrus latus isolate v.2019 chromosome 4, fAcaLat1.1, whole genome shotgun sequence genomic window:
- the hdc gene encoding histidine decarboxylase, with amino-acid sequence MQAEEYNRRGKELVDYITQYLSSIRERRVIPDVKPGYMKELLPDTAPSDAEDWESIFNDIEKVIMPGVVHWQSPHMHAYYPSLTSWPSMLGDMLADAINCVGFTWASSPACTELEMNMLDWLCKALGLPSFFLHHHPDSRGGGVLQSTVSESTLVALLAARKDKILQLRTELDQDVDDSVLNSRLVAYASDQAHSSVEKAGLISLVKIRFLPTDEQLSLRGDTLRQAIQEDRSRGLVPFMLCATLGSTGVCAFDNLSELGPVCSEEGVWLHVDAAYAGSAYVCPELRWSLEGIDFAHSFVFNPAKWMMVHFDCTAFWVKDKYKLQQTFTVDPVYLRHENSQAATDYMNWQIPLSRRFRSIKLWFVLRSFGLKNLQAHIRHGIEMAKLLESHIRSDTNFEVPAVRHLGLVVFCLKGGNDVTQELLRRLTRSGSMYLIPADIHNKRIIRFTVTSQFTTAEDILEDWSIISKTASALLAETQALNNADRPKSGRDEVTGTEGNQQSDSGSRSEEREETAPGLDKAQVELWLDKAWNPTRRPMRSLSCSSEPLPYTYFRPTSGYDFEPKPSLKDATGGVPTPPTAGPDTVIEITKMPSNLLGRQVLKKLTKFYSVPSFCNQWVPCGRHQVCCPLKVSQTTQKHLTSTCRRTNCLSSSPVANTAPSPAPLEGATAPKLLN; translated from the exons atgcaGGCTGAGGAATACAACCGCAGAG GTAAGGAGCTGGTGGACTACATCACACAGTACCTGAGCTCCAtcagggagaggagggtgatTCCAGATGTAAAGCCAGGTTACATGAAGGAGCTTCTCCCTGACACTGCGCCGTCAGACGCGGAGGACTGGGAGAGCATCTTCAACGACATCGAGAAGGTCATCATGCCAGGA GTGGTCCACTGGCAGAGCCCTCACATGCATGCATACTACCCCAGTCTGACTTCATGGCCCTCCATGCTCGGGGACATGCTGGCCGACGCCATCAACTGTGTTGGATTCACCTGG GCCTCCAGTCCAGCTTGTACAGAACTGGAGATGAATATGTTGGACTGGTTGTGTAAAGCACTGGGGCTGCCCTCCTTCTTCCTGCATCACCACCCTGACAGCAGAGGTGGAGGCGTGCTGCAG AGTACGGTCAGTGAGAGCACGCTGGTCGCTCTGCTGGCAGCCAGGAAGGATAAAATACTGCAGCTGCGGACCGAGCTTGACCAGGATGTGGACGACTCAGTCTTGAATTCAAGACTGGTGGCCTACGCTTCAGATCAG GCTCATTCCTCAGTTGAGAAGGCAGGTCTGATCTCCTTGGTGAAGATCAGGTTTCTGCCCACTGATGAGCAGCTGTCCCTGAGAGGAGACACTTTGAGACAAGCCATACAAGAGGACAGGTCGAGGGGACTGGTGCCTTTCATG cTTTGTGCAACGTTGGGCTCTACAGGAGTGTGTGCCTTCGACAACCTGTCTGAGCTGGGACCAGTTT GTTCAGAGGAGGGAGTGTGGCTCCACGTAGACGCTGCCTACGCTGGCTCAGCCTACGTCTGTCCTGAGCTCCGCTGGTCTCTGGAGGGCATCGACTTCGCTCACTCGTTTGTCTTCAACCCTGCCAAGTGGATGATGGTCCATTTTGACTGCACAGCATTCTG GGTGAAGGACAAATATAAGCTGCAGCAGACGTTCACTGTTGATCCTGTTTACCTCAGACATGAGAACTCACAGGCAGCCACAGACTACATG AACTGGCAGATTCCCCTCAGCCGACGTTTCCGTTCCATTAAACTCTGGTTTGTTTTGCGCTCCTTTGGACTGAAAAACCTCCAGGCTCATATCAGACAC gggaTTGAGATGGCAAAGCTCTTGGAGTCTCACATAAGGAGTGACACAAACTTTGAGGTTCCTGCTGTGAGGCACCTTGGCCTGGTGGTCTTCTGTCTGAAA GGAGGAAATGATGTGACCCAGGAGCTGTTGAGGAGACTGACCCGGTCAGGCTCCATGTACCTCATCCCAGCAGACATTCACAACAAACGCATCATCAGGTTCACGGTGACCTCACAGTTCACTACAGCAGAGGACATCCTGGAGGACTGGAGCATCATTTCAAAAACGGCCTCTGCTCTTCTGGCTGAGACACAGGCACTGAATAACGCAGACCGACCAAAATCAGGGAGAGATGAGGTGACAGGAACTGAAGGAAACCAACAGTCAGACTCAGGCAGCAGGtcggaggagagagaggagacggcCCCTGGGCTGGACAAGGCTCAAGTGGAGCTGTGGCTCGACAAGGCCTGGAATCCTACCAGGAGGCCAATGCgctctctcagctgcagcagcgagcCTCTGCCTTACACTTACTTCAGGCCAACGTCTGGCTATGACTTTGAACCAAAGCCTAGTCTTAAAGATGCTACGGGCGGCGTCCCCACGCCACCAACAGCTGGACCTGACACTGTGATTGAGATTACTAAGATGCCTTCAAATCTTCTGGGCAGACAGGTGCTGAAGAAACTGACAAAGTTCTACAGCGTACCCAGTTTCTGCAACCAGTGGGTTCCGTGTGGCCGGCACCAGGTGTGCTGCCCGCTGAAGGTTTCACAGACTACACAAAAGCAcctgacctccacctgcaggaggacgaactgtttgtcttcttctcctgtgGCCAACACAGCTCCCTCTCCGGCTCCACTGGAGGGTGCCACCGCACCGAAGCTCCTGAATTGA